From the Bacteroidia bacterium genome, one window contains:
- a CDS encoding EVE domain-containing protein has product MKNQCFWLFKTEAESYSIDDLQRDGNTCWDGVRNYQARNMLRDEVKVGDGVLFYHSNGDPPAIVGIAGVTQAGYPDHTQFETGHAKFDPRATVKSPRWFMVDISFVEKFRSPLPLESLRDIPELADMELLRKGSRLSVQPVRPAEWKKILAMAKSSVR; this is encoded by the coding sequence ATGAAGAATCAGTGTTTTTGGCTATTTAAAACCGAGGCGGAATCCTACAGCATCGACGATCTGCAGCGCGACGGAAACACATGCTGGGACGGTGTACGGAACTATCAGGCACGCAATATGCTGCGAGACGAGGTAAAGGTGGGTGACGGTGTGTTGTTCTACCACAGCAATGGGGATCCACCCGCCATTGTGGGGATTGCCGGCGTGACACAGGCCGGTTATCCCGATCACACGCAATTCGAAACCGGTCACGCAAAATTCGATCCGAGGGCCACAGTCAAATCCCCACGCTGGTTCATGGTCGACATTTCTTTTGTGGAAAAGTTCCGCTCGCCGCTCCCTCTGGAGTCCTTGCGCGATATCCCCGAACTCGCGGATATGGAATTACTCCGTAAAGGCAGCCGCCTCTCGGTGCAGCCGGTCCGCCCGGCCGAATGGAAAAAAATCCTTGCGATGGCGAAATCCTCCGTTCGCTGA
- a CDS encoding HAD family phosphatase: protein MIRALISDLGNVLLHFDHRIIRRRLEELYPGVLREQGSKGAFWSLVGDFETGEVDADEFLPLLAAVLNLPDGLDKARFFEVWGDIFWLNREYFDLLTEVRGRVKLVMLSNTNPLHIDFARARFPEAFALFDHTVFSYECGFAKPDPRIFQNALTACGIAPEEALYVDDIAAYTTAAGALGMHAYQYVSTDALRDVLNIYELHVTAPNHADITGH, encoded by the coding sequence ATGATACGCGCTTTGATCAGCGACCTCGGGAATGTGCTGCTGCATTTCGACCACCGCATTATCCGCAGGCGCCTGGAAGAATTGTATCCCGGAGTCTTGCGTGAGCAGGGATCCAAGGGTGCCTTTTGGTCTCTTGTCGGGGATTTCGAAACCGGGGAAGTGGACGCCGACGAATTTCTTCCTCTCCTTGCCGCCGTGCTGAACCTGCCTGACGGTTTGGACAAAGCCCGGTTTTTCGAGGTGTGGGGAGACATATTCTGGCTTAATCGCGAGTATTTCGATCTACTCACCGAGGTTCGCGGGCGTGTAAAGCTGGTCATGCTTTCCAACACGAATCCACTCCATATAGACTTCGCGCGCGCGCGTTTTCCCGAGGCATTCGCGCTCTTTGATCACACTGTTTTCTCCTATGAATGCGGCTTCGCAAAGCCCGATCCGCGTATCTTTCAGAATGCGCTGACTGCGTGCGGCATTGCTCCGGAGGAAGCGTTGTACGTGGACGACATCGCTGCGTATACCACCGCCGCGGGCGCACTCGGCATGCACGCATATCAATACGTCTCCACAGACGCTTTGCGGGATGTGCTGAACATCTACGAACTCCACGTCACGGCACCCAATCATGCGGATATCACCGGTCACTAA
- a CDS encoding TlpA family protein disulfide reductase, whose amino-acid sequence MKQFSLFVLLLLCGAMLTSSAQDLTSVNFHLKDINGKDQSFQKYLDKVKAGGEKGAILLSFWAMWCEPCKQEMKSLVETYNKLKDKNFHYIAINLDNPRSLAKVKAYVTSQKLPYEFWMDPNSEAFKKLNGQSMPYSLLVDRDGKLIAKHTGFIPGDEKKLEDEIRSIVE is encoded by the coding sequence ATGAAACAATTCTCGCTCTTCGTTCTCCTTTTGCTCTGCGGAGCGATGCTCACCAGCAGTGCGCAGGATCTCACTTCGGTGAACTTCCACCTCAAAGACATCAATGGCAAGGACCAGTCCTTCCAGAAGTACCTCGACAAGGTAAAGGCCGGCGGCGAAAAAGGAGCCATTCTGCTCAGTTTCTGGGCGATGTGGTGTGAACCCTGCAAGCAGGAAATGAAATCGCTCGTCGAGACCTACAACAAGCTCAAGGACAAGAATTTCCATTACATCGCCATCAACCTCGATAATCCACGCAGTCTCGCGAAGGTGAAAGCGTATGTCACTTCCCAAAAGCTTCCCTACGAGTTTTGGATGGACCCGAACAGCGAGGCCTTCAAGAAGCTGAATGGTCAAAGCATGCCCTATTCATTGCTGGTCGACCGCGACGGAAAGCTCATCGCGAAGCATACGGGCTTCATCCCGGGCGATGAGAAGAAGCTCGAAGATGAAATCCGATCCATTGTGGAGTAG